Genomic DNA from Equus caballus isolate H_3958 breed thoroughbred chromosome 10, TB-T2T, whole genome shotgun sequence:
ATTGATACACTGATGGGAGCAGACACATCCACATTTCAGGTACATGGCATGTTCAAGATGAGCCAGCAGGACATCTACTGCTTCTTTAAAGTGTCCAACTGTGGCCCCTGTCTGGGAAGAATGTGCCTCTGTttggctaggagagagtggaatgatatattcaaaacactgaaagacaaaaactatcagccaagaatactctatccagaaaaattatctttcagatatgatggagaaataaaagctttcctggacaaacagaagctgagggagttcatcaccacgaGACCTGTcatacaagaaatgttgaaaggagccctcctacctggaacaaaaaggcaaaggattacaaagctttgagcaaagtCATCAATAGACAGACAGAATAataaaattgcaactctatatcagattaggttagtaaacaattaaaaCGTAAAgggtaaagggaaagaaagcataaaaaataactataatcacttcaatttggtcacaaactcacaacacacaaaaaaataatttgtgacaacaaaaacatagaaagggGGCTGGCATGGTGGTTTAGTGGCTTAGctggtgctctctgcttcagcggcctggggctcatgggttcagatccaaggtgcagacctacacaccagttatcaagccatgatgtggtggtgtcccacatacaaaaaataggggaagattggcacagatgttagctcaggaacaatcttcctcaccaaaacaaaaaagggtggggggagaggaaatGACAGAACATGCAttggctaatggagataagaggctatcagtagaaaaaggactatctcacttatgagatcttttatacaaactcatggtaaccacaaaataaaaagccagagcagagtcacaaatcataaataaagagaacaccatcacagaaaaccactgaactgaaatggcagacagaaatagaaggaaaaagaaacagtgaaaatctagaacaaccagaaaacaaagataaaatggcagccttaagccctcatatatcaataatcactctaaatgtaaatggattgaattcaccagtCAAAAGACCTCCCAAAACAGAGTGGCTGGATGagttaaaaacaagacacaacaatatgctgcctccaagagacccatctcagctctaaagacaaacataggctcagagtgaagggatggaagactatactccaagaaaatggcaaacgaaagaaagcaggtatagccgtacttatatcagacaaaacagacttcaagacaaaaaagataagagacaaagatgaatattatatgataaaagggtcattcaaccaagaagacataacacttattaacatatatgcacccaacactggagcaccaaagtatataaatcaACAAGTAACAGACctaaaggagaaattgacagcaacacaatagtagtaggggactttaacacctcacttacatcaatggatagatcatctagacagaacatcaacaaggaaacagtggccttaaatgaaacagtagaccagatggacttaatagatatatatagaacgttctatccaaaaacagcagactacacattcttcttaagtgcacatggaacattcttaaaggtagaccatatgttgggaaacaaggcaagcctcaataaatttaagaagattgaagtcgtatcaagtatcttttctgatcacaatgttatgaaactagaaatcaactacaagaaaaaagctgggaaagtcacaaatatgtggagactaaacaacatgctactgaacaaccattggatcaattaagaaatcaaaggagaagtaaaaaaatacctggagacaaatgaaaatggaaacacaatatgtcaactcttatgggatgcagcaaaggtggtactaagagggaaaattatagcaatacaggcctactgcaataagcaagaaaaatctcaaataaacaatctaacactatacttaaaagaagtagaaaaagaaaaacaaacaaagcccaaagtcagtaggaggaaggaaataataaaaatcagagcagaaataaacaaaatagagactaaaaaaaatgataggaaggatcaatgaaactaagaaatggttctttgaaaagatataaaaaattgacaaagtcttagccagactcactaagaaaaagagagagattttatttactaaataaaatcagaaataaagaggagaaatagcaacagatatcacagaaatacaaagaattataagagaatgctatgaaaagctatacatcaacgaactggataacctagaagaaatggataaattcttagaatcttaCAATgtcccaaaattgaatcaagaaaaaacagaatctgaataaaccaatcacagtAAAGAGTTgagacagtaatcaaaaacctacccccaaacaaaagcccaggacctgatggcttctctggagaattctaccaaatatccAAGCAAGATTTAATATCTACCCTTCtgaaactcttctgaaaaattgaagaggacaggacacttcctaactcattttacaagccAACATTATCGTGATACGTGATACCAAAACCACAGAAAGAacgcaaaaaaggaaaagtacaggccaatatcactgatgaacatagacgcaaaaatgcTTAAAAACTATTATCAAATCAAATgaaacaacacattaaaaggatcacacaccacaATCAGGTGGGACTTactccagggacacagggattgttcaacatctgcaaatcaatcagtgtgatacaccacattaacaaaatgaagaataaaaatcacatgatcatctcaatagatgtggaggaagcatttgacaagatccaacatgcaTTTGTGATAAatgctctcaataaaatgggtatagaaggaaagtacctcagcataataaagccatatatgacaaacccacagccaacatcatacttaacagtgaaaaactgaaagccattcctctgagaacaggaacaagacaaggttgccAACTCTTGCTACTCTTACTCatcatagtattagaagtcctagccagataaattaggcgagaaaaagaaacaaaaaggatccaaattagaaaggaagaagtaaaactcactatttgcagatgacataattttatctgtagaaaactctaaggacttcatcaaaaaactattagaaataattatcaAATGCAGTAAATTTTCAGGGtgcaaaatcaacgtacaaaaatagGTTGCATTTTTTATACACTAATGACTAACTAATAGAAAGGGAAATCAAGactacaatcctatttacaatcacaacataaagaataaaatacccatgaataaatttaaccaaagaggtgaaagacctatatgctgaaaactataagacggtgttgaaagaaatcaaagaggacccaaggaaatgaaaagatattccatgctcatggattggaagaattaacatagttaaaatttccatattacctaaagcagtctacagattcaatgcaatcccaataagaatcccaatgacatttttcatggaaatagaacaaataatcctaaaatttatatggaacaacaaaagaccccgaatagccaaaggaatcctgagaaaaaagaacaaagttggaggttatcacactccctgacttcaaaatatactataaaatatattatagtaatcaaaacagcatggtactggcataaaaacagatacacagatcaatgggacagaattgagagcccagaaataaacctgcacatctatcaacagctaatctttgaaaaaggagtcaagaacatacaatggagaaaggaaagtctcttcaataaatactgttgggaaaactggacagccaagtgcaaaagaatgaaagtagatcgttgtacaccatacacaaaaattaactcaaagtggattaaagacttgaatgtaagacctgaaaccataaaactcctagaagaaaacataagcagtacactctttgacatcaatcttccCAGTTTCTTTTTGAGTactatgtctcctcaggcaagagaaacaaaaggaaaaataaacaaatgggactacatgggactaaaaaacttctgcaaggGGAagtaaaccatcaacaaaatgaaaagacaacccatcaactgggagaaaatatttgcaaatcatatacccaacaaagggttaattccaaaatatatgaagaactcattcaactcaacaaatgaaaaacccggtcaaaaaatgggcagaggatatgaatagacatttttccagagaagatatacagatggtcaacaggcacatgaaaagatgttcaacatcactaatgattaaggaaacacaaataaaaactacaaggagatatcacctcacacctgtcaaaatggctataattaacaagaaaagaagtaattgttggagaggatgtgaagaaaagggaactcttatacactgctggtgggaatgcaaactggtgccaCCATTATGGAAtacagtttggagatttctcaaaaaatgaaaaatagaaataccataggattcagcttttccacttctgggtatttatccaaagaacttgatcactacttcaaaaagatatgtgcacccctaggttcactggagcattattcacaatagccaagacctcgaagcaacccaagtgcccaacaatgggtcaatggataaagaaggtgtggtttatatgtacaatggaatactattcagccataaaaaagacaacagggatggaccttgaggttattatgctaagcaaaataagtcagatagagaaagaaaaataccatatgatttcacttatatgttgaatataaataaagaaacgCAAAGATAAGgaggagaacagactggtggttaccagaggggaaggaagtggggTAGGGAGAAAGGGTagaggggcacatttgtatggtcaCGAAGACTAGACTGTTgttggtgagcacgatgcagtctacacagaagctgaaatgtaatgatgtatacctgaaatttatacaatattttaaaccaatagccctcaataaaataataaaaaacccaACTCTGAACATTATGAAAGAAGATAATGATTAGTTGAGCATGTGAACAAAGCAGAAATGTTAACTATGGTACTGTATTGGAAAGGGGTACATCTCTGCTCAgatcccctctccctgcctggcaTACTCAGTCCACCTGCAGTGACAGACTCAGCAGTCTCTAAAGAACTGCCCTGGGCTGACGGCAGCTGGCTCATGGGAAAATGCTGGGAGGGTCCACTCTCTCTACCCCACGGCCTGCAGCAAATGTCAGAGATAAGAGGAGGTGGCCATGGCCCATACCTGTTACTTTGAGGTGGGAAAACTGTGGTGCCATTCACATTTCAGAGCTCCTCTGGGATCAGGCTGAGATTAGGGTTCAGGTGAAACCACTTCCCTGAATAAGCTGCTCCTGCTGCCCTAGCCACGCTCCTCAATGTTCCGTGAATGTTTATGTGCATTTGATATGAATGTGTGTTTTTCAGTTGTTGAGTGAAACTTAGTACACACATACCTGTATTTTTACTGCTTATATAGGTCTTGTTCCTTATCatttacaaaatcaatatatCCTTTGGGTCACATTcaagttttcatttaattaataaCCTCCATTACACACTAAGTTGATCTtcagaaaaaatgggaaaatatttggaaattcatCTGAAAGTTCAGAACGTATTTATtgaaacagaaatataaacaagTCCCAAAGGAAATGACCATGACATTACTAAGTATTGGCAATGTAGTTTTTcctaataaatataattaattttgttcattatttGTAAATTCTTCCATAGTTTCTTGCTACACTTTTGTACCACGTGTGTAACAAGCAGAAACTTTCCCAGCTAAAGCGACGAGCACAGAGGAACTTTCTGTGAATGTTTCTGCAGTGAGAGGTTCATTTGCCTTGCCCAGGACTCGTTGGAGGACTGATTCCTGGATTCACCACAGGACAGATTCTCAGGAAGCCCTGATCGTCCTTCATTGGATTTGCGGGAGCAAAAAATGGACGCAGAGGCTCTGCAGAAGAAACTTTACTGAACGTGAAAATATGAGATCCATCGCTAACGTGATAAAAGGAAATGATCCCAATATCCATATCCAGGAAAATCCCTACTCGATGTAACCTAGGGCTCACCAAGAGAGTAGTCACAGGCACAGTGCTGGCTGAGAAGACATCTCCATTTCTTGAACCCACAGTCCAGAAACCGAGTTCTGAAGACAGTACAACTACCCCTTGTCGATTAACAGATTCTCTGCAAACGCCTACATCCCATTCTTTGCTTGTCCCTACGTCTACCTCCCAGTAATGGCGGCCGGATGTGAACCGAGGGGAGCCCAGGACACAGATGGCATAGATGAATCTCTCAGCACGCGTCCTCCAATACTGTATGAAATACCCACAGTGGACACTCCTCAGGTCCTCAGAAATGATGAGGTGGTTGTTGGCTGTGTCGACATCCAAGGTCATATCCACTGATGggataaaaataagcaaatcacGTACATACACTGTGCACCGCTCTGCACACTGCTGCAAGCCCCAAATATCTCACTCACTTTCCTTCTTTAACTAGACACTTCTTCCCTAATCAGAGTTTTCCTGGAAAAACCTCCCTGGTGCCTTGATTAGACCAACTTTTATATGTAGAATAAATGATTTTAACTGAAAATGGTCCCTCTTAGGATCATAAGTATTCTCTGTACATTAAGgtcatttaattatttaagatttttctttcctaaactaCGTAATATACATGAAAAAAAGAGACCATGATTGTTGTTTCTTCTCAAATTAGACAAAATAACACAGATTCTGTCAAAACACAGACAGTAAATACATATTTGaatgatggaaaatattttacttactgaaacattaaagtttttcttttcttttttcttattttgcaatTACCTTCCTCATTTACTGTTGTTAAATAGGCAGTTGCCTtccagactttttcttttctttcctagagttgtaataaaatattaaaaagaaatgctaggAGTCCTGAGATAAGATGGGTAACTCTGGATAGTCAAGATAGAGGAAGGGATTCCGATGGACCTGAGTAGGGATGTGCTGGGATCTTGGCAGCAACTTAGCCCCAGAACTTAATGGGACAGTGCTCAGAGGGGCAGGAAAATTGGAGAAGAATGACTGTGTGTCAACACTTCCAACTAACCCCAGTTATGAGGATGGATGCATAGAGCTGCTTGTCCTAACCTGACCCTGTGGATGGAGCCAACCGAGCCTCAGACATCAACTCTCTGGATCAAAGACCATTACTTTACTTGGCGTCATTATAACATGGCTGTCTAGGAGATGCTCTGACTTTCTGACCACCAGAGAGTAATTGTCAAGGCTCATCAAGTTTCTGGGACAGGTTTCACCATCCCTCATTCAAGTATGCATGGAACAAGGAGTGAACTCATTTAGAAAACAAAGCAATTTGTTTCCTTCCCAATGAGCCTGTGAAGTCTGGGCTGGCTTCCTGACTTTAGCACATGAGACCTGCAGCTGATTTGTCATAATTCACCTTAACTCAGAGCTGTGACACTGAATCAGGcatgtttctctgagttccagGTCAGGGAGGGAAGCGCAGGCTGCAGTGCTTGGGTGCAGAGTCTGCAGAGGAGTTAAACCTACAGACACAACCACATGCAATTTTACTCCCCTTTGCCTGCAGTTTGAGCTCTGGGGAACATTCATTGCCCACACTCactgtgcattagaatcacctgggggctgTTAAACTTTGCAGATTCCTGCGCGTCACCGCAAGAGGGGGTCAGATTCAGTGGGTGCAGAACCTTGGTACACAACGTGTGGCCCATGAACTAGCAGCCTCAGCACCACTAGGGCTCTTGTCAGAAACCCAGATCCACAGGCCAGCCCAGcgcactgaatcagaatctgcatttaaacAAGATCCTCAGGGAATTTaaacactcaagtttgagaatcattgtTTCATTGTTACATGTGAACCcactatgtattttaaattttctgacaaacacataaaaaattaggGATAAGAATTGGATATAATTGATTTGAATAATACACTTTATTTAATGCAAAGTATCCAGAATCTGGTATCTACTTGTGTCAATAGCCAAGTAGAGAGATCAATAACTGTCAGAGCCTATGGGAAATATTGGATAGCATAGGTCTTGGGCATGACCTagatattatattttcttaaaaacctaTGGATGGTTCTAATCTATACTTACAGGTGAGAACAACTGTTGccttgaaagaataaaaatttcaggTGCCAGAATTCAGCTAATGCCCTTATTTCATGGAGAACTTTTGAAAAGTTGCCTTTAGCAGAGCACTTTCTGGACTGGGGGCAGGTTGTACAGATGCCTTACCTTGGAACTTTCGCATCCTTGGGTTCATCTGGAGAACAGCTCTCAGCTGGGGCTCTAACGCCTTGATCTTGGAAACCAGCGCCCCCAGCTGGATACCAGGCCTGATGTCCTTCTTTTGAGAGACCACAGAGCAGAGGGGGCACAATAAACCCTCTCCATCGGGCTCCTTTTGCAGTGAATTGATGCACTGGAGGCAGCAGACATACCCACAGTTCAGGTACATGGGTTTTTCAAGATAACTCATGCAGTGACGACATCTGCTTGCTTCTTTAAAGTGTTCAGCCATGGCCGCTGTCTGGGGAAAAATGTGCATGATATTGGAATTTCCATGAGCTGCGTGGATATTAGTCCTTGGGAGACCTTTATCTTTACAGACAGAGTGATTTGCCATCACTACAACTAGGTAATGATGATACAGCATAAGTACAAATATAACAGACTCATGACCCTGAAGTTCTGGTATTTAAAATGCCAGTTGGAATGAAGGACATGATTCATTCTTGGGTTTTAACTTGGGTGGTGAGAGGCTCTATATTTTACCTGGGCCGTCCAATGTGGTGGCCACCAGCCACAATTGGCTATTGAGCCCAAGAGGTAGGCTTATCCACATAGAAATGTGTTGTGAGTATAAGACACACATTCAATTTTGAAGAtgtaatgagaaaaagagaataaactaTTTCATTGAGAACTTTCAAAAACTGATTACATGTCGAACGGATTACATTTTGCCTGTAAAATTAGAtttgtttgattttaatttttgtggctactaaaaaataaatttacatttacatATGTGGGTCACCttatatttctactggacagCGCTAGTCTAGACACAGAAACTGTCCATCTCCCCTGTCTGTCCAACCTTCATGAGGCAAAAGCTCAGAACAGAGCTTGAGAGGTGGAATAAGTCCGTGGCTGGAACCCCACTCACCATCTCACAGAATTTACCAAGCTCTGATTTGACTCTGGATAAGGAAGACTGTGTTATTTCTCCAACATGAGTATTGAACATCTAAGTTCTCCCTTCTGCTCCCATCAGAGGTCCCCATGTCCCTAGGTGCAcacactgtgcctggcactgagtTGGCCTCAGACAGCAAttgctgaattaatgaattactCCAGTTCGAGACCTTACTTTCTTATATCTGCCTTTTGTAGAAATTTGAGGAGTAAAAGTGAAATTCTGCAGGACTGAACTCACCTCCCCTCCACTAGGTcctcctctggcctccagctGCTCGTCCCGACAGCTCAGCTCTGGAGTGAGGTCAACCAACAAGGAGCTTTTATTAGACAGGGTCCCTCCTCCCGCCTCGCTCacatctcccctctcctctttaaTCCAATCAGATTTTGATTCAATTCCAGCATTAGTGAGACGTTTCTCACCTCATAGAGAGTTTACCATGGAGAGGATAATTGTATCATGAAAGCgttatttttaaactatgaacAAAATATCGCCATAATACCATTCTAGATTAGATCTTGGATATTACGTCTGTTGATGATAGGAACTTGAATTaagattgaaatttaaaaaaattgtcctCATTATTAATCTTTCTGAAATAAATGGGACCAATTTCCAATAGTTTTTGATGATGAAAGTAAAGTCTCCCATTTTGATCAAGGAAATTAATTAAACCTACTCAGAAGTCTGTCCTAAAATCACACTCACCAGACCACTGTCACTTCTTACAAAGAGTGTTTTCTCCACAAATGTGAAAATCCTTATTCAGAAGTTTGGCAAATAAATCCCAAAACTGTTCCCTGACAATCAGTCAGCAGGTGAAGGTCCTGTTTTTTTATTAATCAAaggtgaaatatatttttataatattgttaTTTCCATACATCAcaacatatataaaatgagatACATTTCTCTTAACACGTGTTCGAAGAATGTTCTCCATAGTTGTAGATGACTCATAGGTGATCAGGGTTTAGGGGGTGAAATAAAAAATTGGGAAATGGTGGCGGTTGGTATGCAGTGAAAGGAGTTAGATTAGATTTAGGTGATTATGTTAAAGAGGCATTAATTCATCAATCCACAGCAATGATTTGCTGCTATTTCCCTGATGCTCCTGTCATTTCACATCCAAAGCAGAGGCTCATTCCTGGCTCTCAAGTCCTTTGGTCTCATTAAGGGGAATTGAAAGTCCCACACACATATTCatatgacatttttatttcttatctgaTATTTCAATaagctttaaatttattttacaagtcCTTTTAGAATGTTTTCACATTTCTGGAAGATGTTATTCTCATGTTTGTGGTGTCACTGACTCTTGCCTGTGAGGGATTGATTTCTATTGAgttttccattgtttattttgagCTGATCAGGAGCAAGGCTTATATTGTCTTTGGGAACACCAGGTGACCACTGTGGTGGAAAAGGCCAACCTTGGTAATTTGATCTACCTCTATCAGGTTCCCCCCAAATATCCTCAACCTGCAAAGGCATGGATGGTAATATCTTGGGTAAGAATTCATccattaaagagaagaaaagtgcaAGTTAGGTTTCCCAGCCCACCAGAGGGGCTGACCTTGGGTGTTGGTTTCCTGTGGTATTTTTTTCAATTGGAACTTTGGACAGAGAGGAGCTGCCTGACTTCCCCCGGGCAGTGGCACACTCTCCTTGCTCGCTGTCATTGGCTGCCCAGTGTCTTGAGTCTACTATGGTTGAGCTACCCCACATTTCAATATGCCACCTAGTGGGGACAGATTCTCCCCCTCTTATCTCTGCAGGGATGTCATTGAACCCAAGGCGCCAATCACTGGGGCTGCTCTGCTCTCATCCCAGGCTCTGCTCACGGTCACGTCATCTGCAACTTGTGGGGTTAGCTTGACATTCAGCTCCTCCAGGTGTCAGGACACCATGACTCCTGACTTTACCGAAAGCGCATCCTTCTGTAACTTAATATGTATCTTATGTGTCCAGCAGTTTTATGTGACTCTTCTGATATAATATCTTGGTCTTCAATAATATCTTATCTTTAAACAAAATCCTATTACAATTTTTACATTTGAAAGGTCTTAGAATCTGAAACTCCGAGGAAACTCTGAAGAAAAACTTAAATTGTTTTCACTCTATCTCTGGCACAAGGTCCTCTCTTGAGAAATGAAtatcaaaatgacaaaaatattatgTCAATAGTAAAATCCAATCCTTCTGGATTTTGCTTACTAATTTGCCAATATAGTTTTTCAAATCATTGATATATTGATGGTAACGTCATTTAAGAATCGTCATGTGTAATTGTACCTTgttttaacaatagctccaaACTGGCCTTTTAAATCTCTCTTATTCTGTACGTATAATTTTAAGActgttgtttaaaaaataagaatatcaaattgtgttctttttttttaaagattggcacctgggctaacaactgttgccaatcttttattttttactttttttctgctttatctcccccccccgcccccccgtacacagttgcatatcttagttgcaggtccttctagttgtgggatgt
This window encodes:
- the LOC100056917 gene encoding ret finger protein-like 4A; the protein is MAEHFKEASRCRHCMSYLEKPMYLNCGYVCCLQCINSLQKEPDGEGLLCPLCSVVSQKKDIRPGIQLGALVSKIKALEPQLRAVLQMNPRMRKFQVDMTLDVDTANNHLIISEDLRSVHCGYFIQYWRTRAERFIYAICVLGSPRFTSGRHYWEVDVGTSKEWDVGVCRESVNRQGVVVLSSELGFWTVGSRNGDVFSASTVPVTTLLVSPRLHRVGIFLDMDIGIISFYHVSDGSHIFTFSKVSSAEPLRPFFAPANPMKDDQGFLRICPVVNPGISPPTSPGQGK